A portion of the Bacteroidales bacterium genome contains these proteins:
- a CDS encoding PAS domain S-box protein produces MKPIFSFENTIRIQGSIIALISLISIYGWLNNILILSSFSKESIPMALDSAFIFIIYGIILIIRSHKSSNYKSKIATIVSIAVFTIYGFLKSAEFFVNIDLTFENYLFPITEKLGPFPLKRMSPVTGFLFLIVGISFLIKIKYGEYRKTNNLISILGLLVAFLGFTVILGHLFQTPLLYESKIIPMALTTAICFLSLGVSIVFIGGRKNIITKQFVGKTPYNILIRTIIPILFTVILVQGLILRDFGHTKIINYAFLSAILSLILIIITSIIIIQTSKTVFRNAIIAENKSKQAEAMIQIKNELLKFTGEIAKIGGWEYITETHESTFTDEVAKIFELDPNQELNTDLLAKFFKSDSKKDYDIALKNAIKNAFSYDLELNIITNTGKQKCIRAIGIPISEDSKVVKIRGVIHDITEENEYEKKQQFLKTILSLLNNSNEWNSLISNILLRIKEFFNIDAIAIRINDGKDFPYYKTIGFPDEFLGSEQFICSRNADGEILFEQDKKPVFECYCGAVINDKTDSTKPYYTPYGSFLLNGSIFLNRYIQKNDLPFKFRNRCVREYESTALIPLRSDNEIIGLLQLNDKHKNMFPYETISFIEEIGSLIGIAFKKIQTENLIRDNEKRFRTIFESAAVGVALLNLNTWKTIEINKKYCEILGYTQTEMLNINLQDITYEEDKSDYSDLKGLLLNGEIKEYSTVKRYYHKNGNIVWVNLFISSIPIYDDTSKYLIAVVEDISAHKVIERALRDSMEHFRSITQTAGDAIISIDEEGKIITWNNAACSIFGYSEGEAIGLVLHTLIVPNKNHNKVLEGFQKFIQSGEGLVVGKTLEVEALTKEGKLIPVELSITSFKKGNQWHATGIVRDITERKNAEWSIHKRVKEIQCLQNITRITDKENLTLGKFVNKVVNIIPSGFQYPEKTHCRIVLKDQIFQTDSFVENESRFRANIVNKNKQIGYIDICLSDYSDHNKRSILKEEKGLIASISQILNEFIERKRKEQIQKIIYNSAIAVDSSNSLADLIEYIKNQIGLLIDTTNFFAALYDEETDSISLPYHKDQKGSITKFPAGKTLTKHVIKMQRPLLATKKQIDELEKLGIIETIGNTAAVWLGVPLIVKGKITGIFAVQSYDDEHAYNLDDLEMLEFISRQVSISIERKKVEQDLKAALSKTMESDRLKSTFLATMSHELRTPLNAVIGFSEMMLNEVDITRVPEFAGVINNSGLNLLEIIEDIFDITLLESGEVKVSKSEFSLSPLMDDIKIIIDLEREKLGKQTLDVKFNPPKDLNTLTINTDRSKLKHILINLLKNALKFTFEGYVEYGLSIEKSDNKIIKFYVKDTGIGIRDEDTEIIFENFRQVDDSNTRIFGGTGIGLSVAKKYSDMIEGKIWVESTFGKGSTFYLTLPYIEPVVKTAKIKEDQSISLKFPGKTILIAEDEASNYELLIVYLEDLEVNTLWAHDGEEAVSICESNSNIDLVLMDIKMPKMNGLDATSKIRKSYPSLPIIAQTAFVLHGDDEKAFEAGCNDYIGKPIKRRDLHNLLSKYLHS; encoded by the coding sequence AACAACATTCTTATACTATCCAGTTTTAGCAAAGAGTCTATACCTATGGCTCTGGACTCCGCATTTATATTTATTATTTATGGAATAATCTTAATAATAAGATCTCATAAATCTTCAAATTACAAATCTAAAATAGCAACTATAGTTTCAATAGCAGTATTTACTATTTATGGGTTCCTGAAATCGGCAGAATTCTTTGTCAACATCGATTTAACTTTTGAAAACTATTTATTCCCAATAACTGAAAAACTTGGCCCATTCCCTTTAAAAAGGATGTCGCCAGTTACTGGTTTTCTATTTTTAATAGTAGGAATCTCATTTTTAATAAAAATTAAATATGGTGAATATCGCAAAACAAATAATTTAATTAGCATCCTTGGATTATTAGTTGCTTTCCTTGGGTTTACAGTAATATTAGGACATTTATTTCAGACTCCACTACTCTACGAAAGTAAAATAATACCAATGGCTTTAACCACTGCCATTTGTTTTCTTTCCCTTGGAGTTTCAATTGTATTTATTGGTGGACGAAAGAATATTATAACCAAACAATTTGTAGGTAAAACACCCTATAATATTCTTATTAGGACTATAATTCCGATTCTATTTACTGTTATCCTTGTTCAGGGTCTAATCCTTAGAGATTTTGGCCATACCAAAATCATAAACTATGCTTTTTTATCGGCAATACTGAGTTTGATCCTAATTATCATTACAAGCATCATTATTATTCAAACATCCAAAACTGTTTTTAGGAATGCTATAATTGCCGAAAATAAAAGTAAGCAGGCAGAAGCAATGATTCAAATAAAAAATGAACTACTAAAGTTTACTGGGGAAATAGCCAAAATTGGAGGCTGGGAGTATATTACAGAAACACATGAGAGTACCTTTACCGATGAGGTTGCCAAAATCTTTGAATTAGATCCCAATCAGGAACTTAATACTGATTTGTTGGCTAAATTCTTCAAATCCGATTCAAAAAAAGATTATGATATCGCTTTAAAAAATGCTATAAAAAATGCTTTCTCGTATGATTTAGAACTCAACATTATTACAAATACAGGTAAACAAAAATGTATAAGAGCAATTGGGATACCAATTAGTGAAGATTCTAAAGTTGTTAAAATTAGAGGTGTTATTCATGATATAACCGAAGAAAACGAGTATGAGAAAAAGCAACAGTTTTTAAAAACAATATTATCTCTACTAAATAATTCTAATGAGTGGAACTCGCTAATCAGTAATATTCTATTAAGAATAAAGGAATTCTTTAATATTGATGCAATTGCAATTCGAATTAATGATGGGAAAGATTTCCCATATTATAAAACAATTGGATTCCCAGACGAGTTTTTAGGTTCAGAACAATTTATTTGTTCAAGAAACGCAGATGGAGAAATCCTATTTGAACAAGATAAGAAACCTGTATTTGAATGTTATTGTGGTGCTGTTATCAATGACAAAACTGATTCGACTAAACCATATTACACCCCGTATGGCAGTTTCTTGTTGAATGGTTCAATTTTTTTAAATCGGTACATCCAAAAAAATGATTTGCCTTTCAAATTTAGAAACCGCTGTGTTCGTGAATATGAATCAACCGCTTTAATCCCCCTTCGTTCAGATAATGAGATTATAGGACTCCTTCAACTAAATGACAAACATAAAAACATGTTTCCATATGAAACTATATCATTTATTGAAGAGATAGGTTCTTTGATTGGTATTGCCTTTAAAAAAATACAAACCGAAAATCTAATTAGAGACAATGAAAAGCGATTTAGAACAATATTCGAATCAGCGGCAGTTGGTGTAGCTCTTTTAAACCTAAATACATGGAAAACAATTGAGATTAATAAAAAATATTGTGAAATTCTTGGCTATACCCAAACTGAAATGCTAAATATAAACCTACAAGATATAACCTATGAAGAAGACAAATCAGATTATTCTGATTTAAAAGGATTGCTACTAAACGGTGAGATTAAGGAGTACTCAACGGTTAAAAGGTATTATCACAAAAATGGGAATATTGTATGGGTAAATCTATTCATTTCTTCAATTCCTATATATGACGATACTTCAAAATATCTCATTGCTGTTGTTGAAGATATTTCGGCGCATAAGGTTATTGAAAGGGCATTAAGGGATAGCATGGAACATTTTCGTTCTATTACGCAAACAGCCGGTGATGCAATTATTAGCATTGACGAAGAGGGTAAAATTATTACATGGAATAACGCAGCATGTTCAATTTTTGGTTATTCTGAGGGAGAAGCAATTGGTTTAGTTTTACACACCTTAATCGTTCCAAATAAGAATCACAATAAAGTTTTAGAAGGTTTTCAGAAATTCATTCAAAGCGGCGAAGGACTTGTTGTAGGTAAAACTTTAGAGGTAGAGGCTTTAACAAAAGAAGGAAAATTAATTCCTGTTGAACTTTCAATCACGTCATTCAAAAAAGGAAATCAATGGCATGCAACAGGAATTGTTAGAGATATCACAGAACGAAAAAATGCCGAATGGTCAATTCATAAAAGGGTGAAAGAAATTCAATGCTTACAGAATATTACCCGTATCACTGATAAGGAAAACTTAACACTTGGTAAGTTTGTAAATAAAGTGGTAAACATAATACCATCTGGATTTCAATATCCTGAAAAAACTCACTGCAGAATTGTATTAAAAGATCAAATTTTCCAAACGGACTCCTTTGTAGAAAATGAATCTAGGTTTAGGGCAAATATTGTTAATAAAAACAAACAAATTGGGTATATTGATATCTGTCTAAGTGATTATTCTGATCATAACAAACGCTCTATCCTAAAAGAAGAAAAGGGTTTAATTGCTTCTATATCACAAATCCTAAATGAGTTTATTGAACGAAAGCGAAAAGAACAAATTCAAAAAATAATATACAACAGCGCTATAGCCGTTGATTCCTCTAATAGTTTGGCTGACTTAATCGAGTATATTAAAAACCAAATCGGTTTACTCATTGATACTACTAACTTTTTTGCTGCTTTATATGATGAAGAAACGGATAGTATATCATTACCATACCACAAAGATCAAAAGGGTAGTATAACAAAATTCCCAGCGGGGAAAACGTTAACAAAGCATGTTATAAAAATGCAAAGACCGCTTCTTGCTACAAAAAAACAAATTGATGAACTTGAAAAATTAGGTATAATTGAAACTATAGGCAACACAGCAGCTGTATGGCTGGGCGTTCCACTAATTGTTAAAGGTAAAATTACTGGAATATTTGCAGTGCAAAGCTATGATGATGAACATGCTTACAATTTAGATGATTTAGAAATGCTCGAATTCATATCTCGCCAAGTAAGTATTTCTATAGAACGTAAAAAAGTAGAACAGGATTTAAAAGCTGCATTATCAAAAACTATGGAATCGGATCGTTTAAAATCAACATTCCTAGCTACAATGTCTCATGAACTTAGAACTCCTTTAAATGCAGTGATTGGTTTCTCTGAAATGATGCTTAATGAAGTCGACATAACCAGAGTTCCTGAATTTGCTGGCGTAATCAATAATAGCGGTTTAAACCTATTGGAAATCATTGAAGATATATTTGATATCACTTTACTAGAAAGCGGAGAGGTTAAGGTTAGCAAAAGCGAATTTTCGTTAAGTCCACTCATGGATGATATTAAGATTATTATTGATCTAGAAAGGGAAAAGTTGGGTAAACAAACCTTAGATGTTAAATTTAACCCTCCAAAGGATCTAAATACTCTTACGATTAATACGGATAGATCAAAACTAAAGCATATACTCATTAATCTGCTTAAGAATGCACTGAAATTTACATTTGAAGGATATGTTGAGTATGGCTTAAGTATTGAAAAATCTGATAATAAGATAATAAAATTTTATGTCAAGGATACTGGTATTGGAATTCGTGATGAGGATACCGAGATTATTTTCGAGAACTTTAGACAGGTAGATGATTCTAATACAAGAATTTTTGGAGGGACAGGCATAGGGCTATCTGTAGCAAAAAAGTATTCTGATATGATTGAAGGTAAAATTTGGGTGGAATCAACATTTGGAAAAGGATCAACCTTCTACTTAACATTGCCTTATATTGAACCTGTTGTCAAGACAGCAAAAATAAAAGAGGATCAATCTATTTCACTTAAATTTCCAGGAAAAACCATCCTAATAGCTGAGGATGAGGCTTCAAACTATGAATTGCTAATAGTCTACTTAGAAGATTTGGAAGTAAATACATTATGGGCCCACGATGGCGAAGAGGCTGTGTCCATTTGCGAATCAAACAGTAATATTGATCTAGTATTAATGGATATTAAGATGCCTAAAATGAACGGTTTAGATGCCACTTCGAAGATAAGAAAGTCGTACCCTAGTTTGCCCATTATAGCACAAACAGCCTTTGTCCTCCATGGCGATGACGAGAAAGCATTTGAGGCAGGGTGCAATGATTATATTGGTAAGCCTATTAAAAGAAGAGACTTACATAACCTCCTTTCTAAATATCTACACAGTTGA
- a CDS encoding PhoH family protein, with product MAKKIKKLFVLDTNVILHDFNCIYHFQENDIVIPIVALEELDHFKKGNEMINYHAREFARELDKIAGDNLFNGGIKLGKEHGKLRIETGKPFSKEMLESFAEKSPDHRILAIANFLHKNNPERPVILISKDINLRMKAKSLGLTAQDYLSDKVQDIDILKKEIEIISDIDDSNIQQMYEKHEGISAKELKIKPFPNQFFIIKGNKSSALGRYDRASETIRRIEKLKTYGIEPRNSEQTFSLDALLRPEIQLVSLTGKAGTGKTLLALAAALQQEANFQQILLARPIVALSNRDLGFLPGDVNEKISPYMQPLFDNLSVIKNKFKSASKEYQHIEEMQRTDRLVITPLAYIRGRSLSNVFFIVDEAQNLSPHEIKTIITRAGEGSKFVFTGDIQQIDHPYLDMKSNGLSYLSDKMHGQEIFAHINLVKGERSFLAELASNLL from the coding sequence ATGGCAAAAAAAATTAAGAAATTATTTGTTCTCGACACAAACGTCATCCTTCACGATTTCAACTGTATATATCACTTTCAGGAGAATGATATTGTGATCCCCATTGTTGCACTTGAGGAGTTAGATCATTTCAAGAAAGGGAATGAAATGATTAACTATCATGCCCGTGAGTTTGCCCGTGAACTCGATAAGATTGCTGGTGACAACCTATTCAATGGTGGAATTAAACTTGGTAAAGAGCATGGAAAACTCAGGATTGAGACAGGGAAACCATTCTCGAAGGAAATGCTTGAATCCTTTGCCGAGAAAAGTCCAGATCACAGGATACTGGCCATTGCCAACTTTCTACACAAGAATAATCCCGAACGTCCTGTTATACTGATATCAAAGGATATCAATTTAAGGATGAAGGCTAAATCACTGGGATTAACTGCTCAGGATTACCTATCGGATAAAGTTCAGGATATTGATATACTGAAAAAAGAGATAGAAATTATTTCAGATATTGATGATTCCAATATTCAGCAGATGTATGAAAAACACGAAGGGATATCGGCAAAAGAGCTGAAAATTAAACCATTTCCAAACCAGTTTTTTATTATTAAAGGCAATAAGTCAAGTGCTTTAGGACGTTACGATAGAGCATCTGAAACAATCAGAAGGATAGAAAAACTTAAAACTTATGGCATTGAGCCACGCAACTCAGAACAAACATTTTCGCTCGATGCGCTACTACGCCCTGAAATACAACTTGTTTCGTTAACTGGAAAGGCTGGTACAGGAAAAACATTACTTGCACTAGCCGCAGCACTTCAACAGGAAGCCAATTTCCAACAAATCCTTTTGGCACGTCCAATTGTAGCTCTCTCGAATCGTGATTTAGGATTCCTACCCGGGGATGTTAACGAGAAGATTAGCCCATACATGCAGCCTTTGTTTGACAACCTTTCGGTAATTAAAAATAAGTTCAAAAGTGCTAGCAAAGAGTATCAGCATATTGAAGAAATGCAACGCACGGATAGATTGGTCATCACACCTTTAGCATATATCAGGGGAAGAAGTTTGTCAAATGTATTCTTTATTGTTGACGAGGCGCAAAACCTTTCGCCCCACGAAATAAAAACGATTATAACCCGTGCTGGCGAGGGATCTAAGTTTGTTTTCACAGGTGATATTCAGCAAATAGACCACCCTTACCTTGATATGAAATCGAATGGCTTATCATACCTATCCGATAAGATGCATGGTCAGGAGATATTTGCTCATATCAACCTTGTTAAAGGGGAACGTAGCTTTCTGGCTGAACTTGCTAGTAATTTGTTATAA
- the ppk1 gene encoding polyphosphate kinase 1: MSKKKEIVNRELSWLSFNDRVLQEAADESVPLVERLKFLGIFSNNMDEFFRIRVATIRRLMEFEKGAKELFGGKPRKILEKIQQFVILEQNKFDSIYSKIQKKLAKENIILINEKELCNEHAIFIRNLFKEEISTLLSPIMLNAVSKFPELTDRSIYLAVKLTKKIIPGKFEYALIEVPTSQFSRFIQLPEIDNKKNIILLEDAIRFCLDDVFSIFPYDTFEAWIIKITRDAELDVDNDINESLLEKISKGVKNRRKGEPVRFVYDSKIAPDLLKYFIKTLELDNEDTIIPGSRYHNFKDFMSFPKLGNPKLVYEPLTPVKKPELENTKSIISVIDKKDFLLHHPYHSFSYYIKMLREAAIDPKVKAIKITIYRVASESKVVHALINAAQNGKKVTAVVELRARFDERSNIHWSHQMEEAGINVIFGVPGLKVHGKMTLISCLDGKKASSYAVVSTGNFHEGNASLYTDINLFTADKRITSEIEKVFTFLEFNYRTFSYKHLLVSPTNMRRKIYTLIDTEIANAKKKLPAYMLCKINNLVDEEMIHKLYQASKAGVKIQLVVRGICSLVPGIPNQSENIEVVSVVDRLLEHSRIFIFGNNGDERYFISSADWMTRNLDYRIEVATPVYDENNKKELRHILEAALKDNMKARIINHKQENEFKKLNSNTPYRSQMELYNYYLEQEKLKIQKK, translated from the coding sequence ATGTCCAAAAAGAAAGAAATAGTAAATCGTGAACTTAGCTGGTTATCGTTTAATGATAGAGTCCTTCAGGAAGCTGCTGATGAGTCGGTTCCATTGGTTGAACGGTTGAAGTTTCTAGGCATCTTTTCAAATAACATGGATGAGTTTTTTAGAATTCGGGTTGCAACAATTCGAAGATTGATGGAATTTGAAAAGGGTGCGAAGGAACTCTTTGGCGGAAAACCACGAAAAATTCTTGAAAAAATACAGCAATTCGTAATACTTGAGCAGAATAAATTTGATTCTATATATAGTAAGATTCAAAAAAAACTGGCAAAGGAGAATATCATACTAATAAATGAAAAAGAGCTTTGCAACGAGCATGCAATTTTCATCCGAAATCTATTCAAAGAGGAGATTTCCACTCTGCTCTCGCCAATAATGCTTAACGCTGTTAGCAAGTTCCCGGAACTAACCGACAGGTCTATATACTTAGCAGTAAAACTCACAAAAAAAATAATCCCAGGGAAATTCGAATACGCTTTAATAGAGGTTCCTACATCTCAATTTTCAAGATTTATTCAACTACCTGAGATTGATAACAAAAAAAACATCATCCTTTTGGAGGACGCTATTAGGTTTTGCCTTGATGATGTATTTAGCATTTTCCCTTACGATACTTTTGAGGCTTGGATCATCAAAATAACCCGTGACGCTGAACTCGATGTTGATAATGATATAAACGAGAGTTTGCTCGAAAAAATATCAAAAGGCGTTAAAAATAGGCGCAAAGGCGAACCCGTTCGTTTTGTTTATGATTCAAAGATTGCACCTGATCTACTTAAGTATTTCATTAAAACATTAGAACTCGATAATGAGGATACCATAATACCGGGTAGCAGATATCATAACTTTAAGGATTTTATGAGTTTTCCAAAACTCGGTAATCCAAAATTGGTCTACGAACCCTTAACCCCAGTCAAAAAGCCTGAACTTGAGAATACAAAAAGCATAATCTCCGTAATCGATAAAAAGGATTTTCTTCTTCACCACCCATACCATAGCTTTTCCTACTACATCAAAATGCTTCGTGAGGCTGCAATTGATCCTAAGGTAAAAGCAATTAAAATCACCATATATAGGGTTGCCTCAGAATCAAAGGTTGTTCATGCTTTGATTAATGCAGCACAAAATGGTAAAAAGGTCACCGCTGTTGTTGAGCTGAGAGCCCGATTCGATGAAAGATCGAATATACACTGGTCGCACCAGATGGAAGAGGCTGGCATTAATGTAATTTTTGGGGTTCCCGGGTTGAAAGTTCATGGAAAAATGACCCTAATATCATGCCTCGATGGTAAAAAAGCATCAAGCTACGCAGTTGTTAGCACAGGTAACTTTCACGAAGGGAACGCAAGCCTTTATACTGACATAAATCTATTTACCGCCGATAAAAGGATAACTTCTGAGATCGAAAAGGTTTTCACCTTCCTTGAATTTAACTATCGCACATTCAGCTATAAGCATCTACTGGTATCACCAACAAATATGAGGCGTAAAATATATACCCTTATAGATACCGAAATTGCGAATGCTAAAAAGAAACTACCTGCATACATGCTTTGTAAAATCAACAATCTAGTTGACGAGGAGATGATTCATAAACTTTACCAAGCAAGCAAAGCAGGTGTTAAGATTCAACTTGTAGTAAGAGGTATATGCTCGCTAGTTCCTGGAATTCCTAATCAAAGCGAAAATATTGAAGTGGTTAGCGTTGTAGATAGACTCCTAGAACACTCTAGAATATTCATATTCGGCAACAATGGCGATGAGCGTTATTTTATCTCATCGGCGGATTGGATGACCCGGAACCTCGATTATAGAATTGAAGTTGCAACTCCCGTTTACGATGAAAATAACAAGAAGGAGTTAAGGCATATTCTTGAGGCTGCACTAAAGGATAACATGAAAGCTCGCATCATAAACCACAAGCAGGAGAACGAATTTAAAAAACTTAACTCCAACACGCCATACCGTTCACAAATGGAGCTTTACAATTACTATTTGGAACAAGAAAAACTAAAAATTCAAAAAAAGTAG
- a CDS encoding exopolyphosphatase gives MKLLKFAAIDIGSNAVRLLFTNVIEDEKKTTFRKSSLIRIPLRLGDDSFNTGVISEKKVKKLSQTMLAFKYLMDVQEVVAFRTCATSAMREAENGKDVVNRVKKETGIEIEIIEGKEEAEIIYSNQIVEMIDDLNPYLYVDVGGGSTEISLFAEKKRIATQSFDVGTIRILSNKVGKKDFQVMKKWVKDLDFKGKEVKLIGSGGNINKIFKISGIKDNQPLLYSNLAEIHKFISFYSIEERIKILGMNPDRADVIIPASEIFLKIMKWSDANQVIVPTIGVSDGIVRQLYKEYSQQKKGV, from the coding sequence TTGAAACTCCTAAAATTTGCCGCTATTGATATTGGCTCAAATGCCGTGCGTTTGCTATTTACCAACGTAATTGAGGACGAAAAAAAAACCACGTTCCGAAAATCCTCCCTAATCCGCATACCGCTTCGATTGGGAGATGACTCTTTTAACACTGGAGTAATCTCCGAAAAAAAGGTTAAGAAACTATCGCAAACCATGCTCGCTTTTAAATACCTAATGGATGTGCAGGAGGTTGTTGCATTTAGAACTTGTGCTACTTCTGCGATGAGAGAAGCGGAAAATGGCAAGGATGTGGTAAATCGTGTTAAAAAAGAAACTGGCATTGAAATCGAAATTATTGAAGGGAAAGAGGAAGCCGAGATAATCTACTCAAATCAGATTGTTGAAATGATTGACGACCTTAACCCTTACCTCTACGTTGACGTTGGTGGTGGTAGTACCGAAATAAGCCTTTTTGCAGAAAAGAAAAGAATTGCCACCCAATCATTTGATGTTGGAACAATCAGAATCCTCAGTAATAAGGTTGGCAAGAAAGATTTTCAGGTGATGAAGAAATGGGTTAAAGACCTCGATTTTAAAGGGAAAGAGGTTAAACTAATTGGTTCTGGAGGTAACATAAACAAGATTTTCAAGATATCTGGTATAAAGGATAACCAACCCTTACTATATAGCAATTTAGCCGAGATTCATAAGTTTATCAGCTTCTATAGCATCGAGGAGCGTATTAAAATATTAGGAATGAACCCCGACCGTGCTGATGTTATTATCCCTGCATCGGAAATATTCCTTAAAATTATGAAATGGTCAGATGCCAATCAGGTTATTGTTCCTACAATCGGAGTGTCTGATGGTATTGTACGTCAACTATATAAAGAGTACAGCCAGCAGAAAAAGGGAGTGTAG
- the mtaB gene encoding tRNA (N(6)-L-threonylcarbamoyladenosine(37)-C(2))-methylthiotransferase MtaB, translated as MESAKRRVAFYTLGCKLNFSETSTIARQFESMGFERVSPDTSADIYVINTCSVTEQADKKCRQAIRKFITKSPNAFIAVVGCYAQLKPDEIAKLDGVDLVLGSSEKFNVPLYIEPNTKKASAKVYNCDIEVLHDFFPAYSSNDRTRSFLKVQDGCDYHCSYCTIPLARGESRNMPIAKIVEQAKEISSKEIKEVILTGVNTGDFGKSTGESLFNLIGELEKVDGIERYRISSIEPNLITDEIIEFVSKSKKFLPHFHIPLQSGSNQILGLMHRRYKRELFAERLTKIRSLIPNVFIGVDVIVGFPGETDDCFNDSYTFIESQNPSFLHIFPYSERPNTPAIDFSNKVKSIDIKHRMGLLNELSEKLHRQFYLENIGKTQAVLFESTRKGGMMFGFTQNYIKVETSFDKLLVGKIVDVKMVGINSDGNMEVEIL; from the coding sequence ATGGAATCCGCTAAAAGGAGAGTTGCATTTTACACCCTTGGCTGTAAGCTAAATTTTTCCGAAACCTCAACCATTGCCCGTCAATTCGAATCAATGGGTTTTGAGCGTGTTTCGCCCGATACCTCAGCAGATATCTACGTAATTAATACATGCTCCGTAACCGAGCAGGCCGATAAGAAGTGCCGTCAGGCAATTCGGAAGTTTATCACAAAATCGCCCAATGCATTTATCGCCGTTGTGGGTTGCTACGCTCAGCTCAAACCCGATGAAATCGCAAAGCTCGATGGAGTAGATTTAGTGCTGGGTTCATCCGAAAAATTTAATGTTCCACTATATATTGAGCCCAATACAAAAAAGGCCTCCGCAAAGGTTTATAATTGCGATATCGAGGTGCTGCACGATTTCTTCCCAGCCTACTCATCAAACGACCGTACCCGCTCATTCCTTAAAGTACAGGATGGGTGCGACTACCATTGCAGCTACTGCACAATTCCATTGGCACGAGGAGAAAGCAGAAATATGCCAATTGCAAAAATCGTTGAGCAGGCAAAGGAAATCTCTTCAAAAGAAATAAAAGAGGTAATTCTAACAGGCGTGAATACTGGCGATTTTGGAAAATCAACGGGTGAATCATTATTTAACCTAATTGGGGAACTCGAAAAGGTTGATGGGATTGAAAGGTACAGAATATCATCCATTGAGCCGAATCTGATAACCGATGAGATTATCGAATTTGTTTCCAAATCGAAAAAGTTCCTCCCCCACTTCCATATCCCATTGCAATCCGGATCTAATCAAATCCTAGGTTTGATGCATCGACGCTATAAGCGTGAACTCTTTGCCGAACGATTAACCAAAATCAGATCTCTAATCCCTAACGTTTTTATTGGGGTTGATGTGATTGTTGGCTTTCCTGGCGAAACTGATGATTGTTTTAACGATTCGTACACTTTCATCGAATCGCAAAACCCATCGTTCCTGCATATATTCCCCTACTCTGAGCGTCCCAATACTCCTGCCATTGACTTTAGCAATAAGGTAAAATCAATAGATATTAAGCATCGGATGGGTTTGCTAAATGAACTATCGGAAAAACTTCATCGCCAATTCTATTTAGAGAATATTGGAAAAACTCAAGCAGTACTTTTCGAATCCACCCGTAAAGGGGGCATGATGTTTGGGTTTACACAAAACTATATAAAAGTTGAAACATCATTTGATAAACTGTTAGTTGGTAAAATTGTTGATGTTAAGATGGTTGGAATTAATTCTGATGGGAATATGGAGGTGGAAATATTGTAA
- a CDS encoding histidine phosphatase family protein — protein sequence MAYKELFVLRHAKSSWDEPDKDDIDRALTTRGINDAYSMANRLTKQLKMVDLIFTSHANRATHTSTIFAGVIGYPFEKIRITSKIYEVSEIQLVTLVKGLPDEIVRVLIVGHNPTFTYYVNRYLPKSIDNIPTTGIVGMSFNTASWKNISRENLQSSFFEFPKKEQ from the coding sequence ATGGCATACAAAGAACTTTTTGTGCTTCGGCATGCAAAATCATCATGGGATGAACCTGATAAAGATGATATTGATAGAGCCTTAACTACAAGAGGCATAAACGATGCGTACTCTATGGCAAATCGATTAACAAAACAGCTAAAAATGGTAGATTTAATTTTTACAAGCCATGCGAACAGGGCAACACATACATCAACTATTTTTGCTGGAGTAATTGGTTATCCATTTGAAAAAATAAGAATTACATCAAAGATTTATGAGGTAAGCGAAATACAACTCGTTACATTAGTCAAAGGCCTTCCAGATGAAATTGTGAGAGTACTTATTGTAGGCCACAACCCAACATTTACATACTATGTGAACAGGTATCTACCAAAATCAATAGATAATATCCCTACCACAGGAATTGTTGGAATGTCATTTAACACAGCCTCCTGGAAAAATATTTCAAGAGAAAATTTACAATCAAGTTTCTTTGAATTTCCAAAAAAGGAGCAATAA